One window from the genome of Oryctolagus cuniculus chromosome 1, mOryCun1.1, whole genome shotgun sequence encodes:
- the OLFR639 gene encoding olfactory receptor 639 (The RefSeq protein has 2 substitutions compared to this genomic sequence) produces the protein MEAKSNESIDLLSIFLTGIPGLEDQHGWLSIPFFIMYIVAIVGNSLIMAAVQSNPALHEPMYLFLSMLAVTEVGVSLSTLPTVLGILWFDARRIDFDGCLAQMFFIHTFSCMESGVLFAMSYDRFVAIYNPLRYTAILTLPRIISMGLSITVKSVALMAPLPVLLRQLPYCHTNVLSHSYCLHSDLIQLPCAHTKLNSILGLAIVLATFGLDSLLIMVSYVLILCTVLSISSGEGRWKALNTCVSHICAVLVYYVPMIGVSVMHRAAKHASPIIHTLMSSIYLFVPPVLNPIIYSVKTQPIREGIVTLFSSKRELF, from the coding sequence ATGGAAGCTAAGAGCAATGAAAGTATTGACCTCCTATCTATCTTCCTGACTGGCATCCCAGGACTGGAAGACCAACATGGCTGGCTGTCCATCCCCTTCTTCATAATGtacattgtggccattgtgggcaacAGCCTAATCATGGCAGCAGTGCAGTCCAACCCTGCCCTCCATGAGCCCATGTACCTGTTCCTCTCCATGTTGGCTGTCACTGAGGTGGGAGTCTCTCTGTCTACACTGCCTACTGTCTTGGGCATTCTTTGGTTTGATGCTCGCAGGATTGATTTTGATGGCTGCCTGGCCCAGATGTTCTTCATTCACACCTTCTCCTGCATGGAGTCAGGGGTCCTGTTTGCCATGAGTTATGATCGGTTTGTAGCCATCTATAACCCACTGCGCTATACAGCTATCCTGACCCTGCCCCGTATCATCTCCATGGGTCTGAGCATTACAGTAAAGAGCGTGGCACTCATGGCCCCACTTCCAGTCCTTTTGAGGCAACTGCCATATTGTCACACTAATGTCCTCTCCCATTCCTACTGCCTCCACTCAGACTTGATCCAGCTGCCCTGTGCTGATACTAAACTCAACAGCATCCTGGGGTTGGCTATTGTCCTGGCCACTTTTGGGCTGGACTCACTGCTCATCATGGTCTCATTTGTGCTGATTCTTTGTACAGTGCTGAGCATTTCTTCTGGGGAGGGGCGGTGGAAGGCTCTCAATACATGTGTGTCACACATCTGTGCAGTGCTTGTGTACTACGTTCCTATGATTGGTGTGTCTGTGATGCATCGTGCTGCTAAACATGCTTCACCTATCATCCACACGCTCATGTCTAGCATCTATCTCTTTGTGCCTCCTGTGCTCAACCCCATCATCTACAGTGTTAAGACTCAGCCAATCCGAGAGGGAATTGTCACCTTGTTTTCCAGCAAGAGGGAATTGTTCTGA